TTTGTACGTATACGTTATTATGTTCTATGATATTTGATCGATATTCCGTATGCAAATGGTAAGATCACGTGGCTTACGTCATAGCCATGTTAATATGGTGACGCATTGGACTGAAAACTGAAAACGTGTATTCTATACATTACATTGAAAACTTCAATATGTTCACAGTTTGATGTATTAGTGTCATAgaaaaaatgtaatacaaaagTTAAACTTTGGTTTCATGAATACTTTCATACTTTCATATAAAGTGATCATTTAGTGATCTCGATCGATATTTACCTCATTATAAGCCCCTGCTCAATTAACAGAGATATTAGTTTTCATGATGGCCCTAGCTTTACAATACGATTGACGCGTGCAGGTTGTCGCTAGGCAACGGAACGGTTTTGTTATCCCTATTATCAACCATCGGTGGCATGCAGTACTGGAGAAACTCGAGTCGTATCAGTACACATGTTACGCCTCTCTCCCAGTTGCTGTGTACAGTACGGACAAAGATTATGTCGAGGGAACGCCACTGTCGACACTTACAGTGCGCGTAATTCTCTAGTTACAATCATGGATATGTGCCTGTGTTCAGCTAACGAAGAAACGCTGAACTTTACTCGGAGATATATTGAAGTGGTCGTAGACTTCGGCAAAACAGTGTAACCGTACAGAAGCCACAGGAGAGACctcattgtataatttatgcagTTTTCTATCTTGTGCGTGACTGTATATACACACCAGGCACACTGGACTTCTGTCAGTACTTACTGGATCGATGTGCTGAGAAACAGTGCGACGTTGAAGCAAATTTGTGCAGCTTGAAAATAACTCCGTGCCTGTAAACTGTACCCACTATATCACACAGAGTTGTCACACGGTTGTATTTATTGCTCTCCATCGCTGATTATTGCACGTTTGCGGAGCTGGTGTATGCGGAGGAGTTGAATTCCTTGGAAAAATATTTGCTGTGTAAACTTGTAGTACAACAACGATGACGTTTACATTAATTGAAATGGTCGTGATAGGGATGTTCATGTCCATCATGTTATTGGTGACAACGCTGGGAAATCTGCTCGTCATCTTGGCTTTCATCGCGGACAAACCGTTACGAACTGTGAGTAATTGCTATCTGCTGAATTTAGCTATAGCTGATCTGTTGATCGGCTGTTTCTGCATTCCCGTGTATATTCCATACATTTTAACGGGTACGTGGACAGCTGGCCGGGGATTGTGTGTTCTTTGGTTGACAGTTGATTACGTTGTCGGTACAGCATCAACCCTGAATATCATGCTCATTAGCTGGGACCGATATATGCTCGTCACTCGTGGTTTGGCTCACCAGGGTTCGCAAACGACCAAAAAAGGTGTCATTCGTATGATGATGGTCTGGGTGTTAGCAACGCTACTCTACGGCCCTGCAATCATATTCTGGGAGTACTTTGTCGGACATCGCCTGGTACCAAACGACCAATGCTATGTTGAATTTTATAGCAATTTTCCATTCAAACTAAGTGCAGCGATCATAGAATTCCTTACACCGCTCATAAGTGTTTCGTATTTCAATTTAAGCATTTATTTGAACATAAGATGGCGATCAAGAGGTGGATTTTTGTCAAGTGGTGAACAGAAGAATCACTGCATTTCGCTATGCAGAACGAACAAGCCAAGTACAAGTTTAAGAGTTGCCCCTCACTGCACGACGACCCAGCATTCGTCACTCTCAAAGGATAAAAAGACGGCCAAATCGCTAGCAATTTTGGTCGgagtattttcaatttgttggaCACCGTACACGCTTCTGACACTTATTTTGTCACTGTGCCAGGACTGcgtaaatttgaaattgtacGAGTTCTCTTTCTGGTTGCTGTGGTTAAACTCAACCTTGAACCCATTCATTTACCAGTGGTGTCATAAACGTTTCCAATATGCATTTTTGAAAATTCTCTGTTCGTGGCGTAAGACCCGTATTCATCCGACAGATCCGTCACCAAACAACTCGCACTAGTGGTTGCGTTTCAAATTACCTACCGTCAGATAACGTAGTAATACACACGTAGATGTGTTTAGCGTACTGGTATCACCACCTTCAAACTTAGCCCGACAAGTTTGATATCACGAAAAATGAGAACTTTTCcagaattaaaaaaacacacacctTTATCTCTTACAAATAACAAGATTGTCGAATCCGAAGCGATCTGATTCATAATTTCGAACAGAAATGGACCAAAcgaaaaggtttttttttatcatttacgTCATAAACTTGAAGAGTGGTGTCGTCATTATGGTTGGACGTATAGACATTAGAATTAATCGTAGTGTGATCAGTTGACATCTCACACTCTTAACCACACGTAGTATATGGTATAACCCATTTTCCATCGGTTGGCGGCATTCAcatttaattttatcagtatCATATGTTGACAATTTGAACAATGTACGACATGACTGAAGACAGACTGTCCTCACACATGTACACTCAAATGAGAAAAACAGCTCCAAGTTATATAGAATGCTTGTACACTACAAAAGAATGCATGACGGACGGACTGTgaaactgtctgtctgtctgtctgtctgtgtcttctgtctgtctgtctgtctgtctgtctgtctgtcttctgtctctctgtgtgcgtatgtatgtatgtatgtatgtatgtatgtatgtatgtatgtatgtatgtatgtatgcatgggtgtgtgtatgtgtgtgtgcgtgcgtgcgtatgtatgtgtgtatgtatgtatgtatgtatgtatgtatgtatgtatgtatgtatgtatgtttaatgtgtctatctatctatctatctatctatctatctatctatctatctgtctgtctgtctgtctgtctgtctgtctgtctgtatgtctgtttatctgtctgtctgtgtcagtgtctgtgtcagtgtatgtgtatgtgtatgtgtttgtgtatgtgtatgtgtaaaggTAATGATTGTTCATAAAGTACACATTGCCGTCCTTCTCCCAACTAGATGCCTCGCAGTGTTGCATGCAATGTTTGAATACCATTACAATGGAATTCAATAACACTGAAATACCAAGCGACAAAAACAAATTCTATACTCTAATACTCTATTTTGCAGTGTTCATCTTTTTCATCATTGTATAATGTCTATGATAGTTAAAAGACTGCTATGTGCTTTATAGCACTGTTATGGTGACAATGTTGACACATTTCCAGTACTGGTTTTCATGTAATTACGTATTTACGTACGTTCAACGTGTGAATAAAGCCATATTATATAACATGAATAGTGTGTGTTTAATCGTAGACAATACAACACCTGTTCATCTATTTTGAGTTTTGCTTAGGGCGATAAAATCGTTTAATCATATGACACCGAGTGTGAAGTTAACATAAAAATTGTGAGAAAATAGGACTGCTTTAACACTTTTTTTgcttcaaataaaataaacaattttcacTTATCTCCGTAAGAGAAATTAGAGAGGAAAGCCCAACGAGATAAGTGTTGTAGATAGGAGTCACACACACATCAATATAATGATTTACTATGATTGTCACTCCATGACAAGACAGGGAAGGAAGcctaaataatataatataatataatataatgatataatataatataatataatataatataatataatataatataatataatataatataatatataacataacataacctactagtaacataacataacatagcataacaaaatataatacaattaaaaccagatttaaactgaatgcctcccgtaagggaatcactaattatgcaaataactcattaaactaaaaaactatggtaacaggctttgtttttttggacaagcgtgctttcttaggttaatgtatgtaagagtgtatgatactgcttaattactgaatatcgttcattattcaaaatactcattaaaggaaaaagttgtagcaacaaacttcatagcaCAGgcgcgtattattatggttgatgtacgtatcatattattggaaatttgaagcttgcatttttaagatacaacctagttacctaaaatcattaattatgcaaatttttcattacaactaagctatataaaagattttataggacatatccgctttgttatggttaacgtatgtactaaattgtattgaaattgaagtatgcagtcttaaggtatagcctaattaccaagaatcattaattatgcaaattattcattaacactgaaaggtacaccaacaagccttacaggacatatgtgattgttatggttaacgtgtgtactgaattatattggaattgaagtatgtattcttaagatatagcctaattaccgaaaatcattaattatgcaaattatgcattaacactgtatggtgcatcaacaaacttgataggacatatgtgttttcgtatggttaacgtatgtactaaaatatgttgaatttgaagtatgtattcttaagatatagcctaattaccaaaaatacttaatttgcaaattatcattaacgctgtaagatacatcaacgaattttataggacaaatgtatgttgctatgtttaacgaatatactaaattatattggaattgaagtatccagtcttaagatattgcgtaattagttaatttcattaatatgcaaatttctctaattaaacattaacagatctagttcaaaacctaatcaggtctagctattacgctaaagattatatatcccaaatttaattacaattgagccagccgatttttagaaaatgatgacacagacagacagacagacagacagacagacagacagacagacagacagacagacagacagacacacacacacagacacacatacccttttaatacctcccgtacccttacgggaggtaatgACATTATTTCGTATTCATATTGATTATCTTCTAAATTAATTTACTGAAATACGATAACGCCGTTGGTACACAACATCCGATTCGATTCGTCTGTTTAATATACGGTACGGGAAGTGATTGCAAGAGATATAGTTTACGTAAACTGCAATTTAGTTTATTTGGATTTTCACACAATTACACACATTGTACTCATTAGCTGTGTATCGATCCACCGTGTCTCATTCATAACAAAATGGGTTTACTACAATAGTAGCAGTTGACTTCAAACAAAACGCAATGCTTAACAATAATAATCTAACTAAAACTGCAATAATATAATACGGAATCGAAGCGTAATGTCTACTACATACGATGATAAAACCCCGGGGGGTAAAACAAACTCCCATcgttttaaagaaaaaaattactcCTGTGTCTTTATTAAGCTTCAGTACAATAATTTATCGCCTGACACGACAAAAAATTAACCTAACACGGCTCCTTTTCAACATCTGGCGTGACAAAATCGTTACCAACATTTTCCTATAACTTATCAAATCATCGACAAGTTCACATTTacctgacatgttgatagttatgttatgtgatagttgtaaaacttttttttttgtcgtAACGAACGATGAGATGTAGCAAATGTTGGATGTGATTTTTCTCGAGCCAGTTGACCCAGACAATATCAATAAAGCTTTGTTAGTTGGCTTTTTGTCGACAATTAATTTAAAATCTACGGTCTTTCAATTGTAGCGTTGTCGAGTCGTCATTTAGAATGAATGTAGACGAACTCACTGTACAGCGCCTTGCTTATTACTCTTCGCCGGCCATTtctagtctaaatgaaataaaccatgaaACCGTGATACTGCAACGACAAGCGGGCACCAAAGTTTTGATGTCCGCATCTGATGTCTGCATTAGTTGTCTGTAGTATGGTAACAGTAATTTCCTTTCATTCgcacaaaatgtagcaagaaattgtatgtatgttagcaTGTGCAGTGTCTTATTGGTTCCAGCATGGTTGTATAAAAAACTAGAGAGAGTAAAGAGTAAATCTGCAACGCATTGTAATTTCTCTGTCGTGTTTATACCCAGTTTAGAACTGGACGAATTGCACCAGGCGGGATCAGCACTTGTTTTGTAAATTCATCATGCATCCACTTTAAGGGACGGTCGCACATTGTCACataagctcaataagcgaacatagttcgtttagggggagggcgACTGGCGTTAAtacaattgctgaacttcatttgaACACTTTTAACCAAATATCGAAACCTTTCACGTCTTCAATGATAACAGATTctatatttactactgagatgttgataagttgattaaaatttacttctaatgtaaTATACAGTGCTGAGAttccggtagtattttaatgtgtttaccatcatgttgtACAGTGCAGccatcgtagtggtgtgactgcttcaattttcaccatggttgACACCATATATAAACGTACATGTGTACGTGTCGATGTCACTCTTGTGAGGGCGAAGGGAGGTTTTGTCCTACACAAAAGAATTGaacttgtgcgacattgtgcgatcctCCCTAAGCGACCAAATGGATAACAGTTCTTCACATACAGTAAAACAGTTTATCTCCTCATAACATTTTCCCTACAGAGCAGCGTCTGGAGGTTTATAATGGGTATTTCTTGAGTTATTGAATTCGTCTATTCCCTAGTTTTTTCGTTGGCAGatgatatatatacactgcACCTGAGCGCAATATGCatcaaacttttgaaaaattTACATCAGCATTGATCCTTCTCCGTTGGGAAATTACAGTGTCTTCTAATTTTACAAAGGGGTGACATTAATCTttgtaattatgaataattaattattgtacTGACAGCCAGACAGGGATCATGTATACCTCCTCACATTTTGTCGATTACAATGTACAGTTTACAGTTTACAATTTACTTAATTATAATGTAATTTAGTTACTTTCTGGTATTAATTAAACTTTGTAGTTTAAccacaaacaaagaaaaaaggGATTCTGCATGCCTGTCGGATTTGCTTGGCCATTGAAATCTAATGTTTGTGAATCATCAACAGTTTAAGGCTATTCGTACACTGTCTTGAGTTCTCAGATTCTATTGTGTTCGTTTTCGCTTTGAAGATGTGAACACACGCGAATCTATTTTTGGGCTTTCCACAGGCAAATTATGAATTACTCTGTCGGTATCGAAAATTGAGAGAAAGTTCGAGAAATAGGTAGTAGAAATCATTATTTAATGCAAAAAATGTTGGTCTagcaatttcttttcaaatttgatgaaaactattttttttttaaatttctacaATTCAACGATTTACCGACATGAACAAATTCAAACTCGTGAGCAGGTGTTCAGACCATGTACCATTGACTGGATGGTATGACGAGCATTGGGCACACCTGCGTGAAATTATTTAAGGACTTCCAGGGTCGATTTTGCAGTTTTCAAATATTATATGCTAATAATAGACGATAATTAGTCAGTGTGTGTAATTTACACCATGTGTCgttcattttttgaataaatttgataGATCAATCAATAAACGTGGAGtaattgttgacatttttatttgagTCATTGAAAGCTCTCTCTCGTTGCCCTTCCGGAGGCCATAA
This portion of the Glandiceps talaboti chromosome 7, keGlaTala1.1, whole genome shotgun sequence genome encodes:
- the LOC144438311 gene encoding histamine H3 receptor-like, translated to MTFTLIEMVVIGMFMSIMLLVTTLGNLLVILAFIADKPLRTVSNCYLLNLAIADLLIGCFCIPVYIPYILTGTWTAGRGLCVLWLTVDYVVGTASTLNIMLISWDRYMLVTRGLAHQGSQTTKKGVIRMMMVWVLATLLYGPAIIFWEYFVGHRLVPNDQCYVEFYSNFPFKLSAAIIEFLTPLISVSYFNLSIYLNIRWRSRGGFLSSGEQKNHCISLCRTNKPSTSLRVAPHCTTTQHSSLSKDKKTAKSLAILVGVFSICWTPYTLLTLILSLCQDCVNLKLYEFSFWLLWLNSTLNPFIYQWCHKRFQYAFLKILCSWRKTRIHPTDPSPNNSH